CAAATTCCTAACCATATTTTCACCTGCCTGTGCACCAAGGGCAATTCCTTTATCTGCAAGGGAATTGGGGACACAAATTATGGAAGAGGCTGCGTAGTATATCCTTCCTACCATGTTCAGGTTGTCTTCTATTTTGTCATTGGCCATAGGTTCTACTATCATACACGATCCATCGGGTTTTAGGGACTGTTTAGCAAATTTCAAGGCTCCTAGAGGGTCTCCCATGTCATGAAGACAATCAAAAAAAGTCACAAAGTCGTAGTCGTTACCAATGGGTTCATTTGCAGAAACTTGTGAAAATTTTACGTTTTTGTCTAACTTTTCGTTTTTGGCATTAGCAGTTGCAGCCTCAATAGAAGGTAGGTGGTTATCAAATCCAAAGAATCGAGAATTTGGATATTGTTGTGCCATTATGGTTGTTGATATACCATACCCACAACCTATGTCTGCAACTTTCCCCCCTTTTCTCAGTATCTGTTCGATTCCATCAAGAGCGGGGATCCAGAATTGAACTAGGTTACTCATATAATTAGGCCTGAAAAATTTTGCAGTCCCTTCATAAAGATCGTGATGATGATCACCCCATCTCAGTCCCTCCCCAGTTTGAAAAATTTTTACAAACTTATCTTCATCTTTAAATATGGATCTTAAAACTTGGTAACCACCAAGGAGATATGCTGGACTATTTTCATCTGCCAAGACCATCGCATTCTCTGCTGACAAAGTAAATTTCTTATTTTCGGGATCATAAGTTAGATATCCTGCTGCTGCCTGACTTGCGAGCCATTCTCTGATATAACGTTCCGCTGTGTTCGTATTATGAGCTAACTCCTCTGACGTCATGGGTCCAAATCGACTTAGGGCCTTATAAAGACCAAGTCTGTCACCTAGAATAATCATCATGGATCCTAAACTGCAGCCTAGATCGCTGATTGCCTGAGTTACAAATTCTTCTAGTTTTTTGCTATCAAAAGCATTTGAACTGTTTGAATTCATATCCATATTATATGACTTTAAGATATTAATTTTTCAGGAAAATAATAATAAATTCCCTGTTCTGAAATAACCTTGTTAATTAAGTCCTGTTGCCGGTCCTAACATAGACTTTGCGTTATGTTATTTTGGCCACACATCATATTGATTGGGGAAAAATTGTGTTGTAGATTTCACCAGTATTATTTCTTAACTACATGAAAAACTATTTCGGATTGTTTTCTTATCAACATTTGTTCATTCATCAGCTCGATCTTAATGTGTAGATTATGTTGTTCATTTGACGTTTTTTAACTTCCGGTGGTATATTAAACCTGACATTCAGTGGAAAAAATGCAATTTCAATATACATTCAACAAATTTTTTTTCTTGTTTTAATAATGCATATATCGTAGTAGTATCCGAAATAACGGAATAGATTATTTTGATTTATTTTTATTTTTTATATTATTATTAATTTATCATACAACTTATTGACATGGA
This Candidatus Nitrosocosmicus oleophilus DNA region includes the following protein-coding sequences:
- a CDS encoding class I SAM-dependent methyltransferase, which encodes MNSNSSNAFDSKKLEEFVTQAISDLGCSLGSMMIILGDRLGLYKALSRFGPMTSEELAHNTNTAERYIREWLASQAAAGYLTYDPENKKFTLSAENAMVLADENSPAYLLGGYQVLRSIFKDEDKFVKIFQTGEGLRWGDHHHDLYEGTAKFFRPNYMSNLVQFWIPALDGIEQILRKGGKVADIGCGYGISTTIMAQQYPNSRFFGFDNHLPSIEAATANAKNEKLDKNVKFSQVSANEPIGNDYDFVTFFDCLHDMGDPLGALKFAKQSLKPDGSCMIVEPMANDKIEDNLNMVGRIYYAASSIICVPNSLADKGIALGAQAGENMVRNLALEAGFTKFRRATQTPFNIIYEAK